From Vigna radiata var. radiata cultivar VC1973A unplaced genomic scaffold, Vradiata_ver6 scaffold_215, whole genome shotgun sequence, the proteins below share one genomic window:
- the LOC106778192 gene encoding tyrosine-sulfated glycopeptide receptor 1-like has protein sequence MTNHHFKHSILSVFLMPSPSSSSSAYSLYNSYMVSNFMVSIIVPLFLLSLFVVHVSSCTQIDKLSLLAFSRNISTSPPFPSLNWSDSLDCCAWEGITCDGDLRVTHLLLPSRGLTGFISPSLTNLSSLSHLNLSHNRLSGGLQHHLFSLLSHLVVLDLSYNHLSGELPPFVGDDSGKNSSGAAIQELDLSSNFFNGTLPNSLLENLAAAAAGGSLVSLNVSNNSFTGHISTSLFCINDHNSSSLRFLDYSSNDFDGAIQPGLGACSKLERFRAGFNFLSGPIPSDLFDAVSLTEISLPLNRLTGTIGDGIVGLTNLTVLELYSNHFTGFIPREIGKLSKLERLLLHVNNLTGTMPPSLMNCVNLVVLNLRVNLLEGNLSAFNFSGFLRLTTLDLGNNFFVGGLPPTLYACKSLSAVRFASNQLEGEISPRILELESLSFLSISTNKLRNVTGALTILRGLKNLSTLMLSKNFFNEMIPQDVNIIEPGGFQKLQVLGFGGCNFTGQIPGWLVKLKKLEALDLSFNQISGPIPPWLGRLPQLFYMDLSFNLLTGVIPVELTELPALASQQANDKVERTYLELPVFANANNVSLLQYNQLSALPPAIYLGNNHLNGSIPIEIGKLKALLQLDVKNNSFSGDIPVQFSNLTNLEKLDLSGNQLSGEIPDSLRRLHFLSFFSVAFNNLQGQIPTGGQFDTFSYSSFEGNSQLCGPVIQRSCSQQNTSTNTTAASHSSNKRVMIALVITASFGFGSLVTVLTLWILSKRRVNPGGELDKIEMESISAYSNNGIHPEVDKEASLVVLFSNKNNETKDLTIFDILKATENFSQANIIGCGGFGLVYKATLPNGTTVAIKKLSGDLGLMEREFKAEVEALSTAQHENLVALKGYCVHEGFRLLMYTYMENGSLDYWLHEKPDGASQLDWPTRLKIAKGASCGLAYLHQICEPHIVHRDIKSSNILLNENFEAHVADFGLSRLILPYHTHVTTELVGTLGYIPPEYGQAWVATLRGDVYSLGVVMLELLTGRRPVDVCKPKMSRELVGWVQQMRIEGKQDQVFDPILRGKGFEGEMLKVLDVACMCVSHNPFKRPSIREVVEWLKNVASDNQPTQK, from the coding sequence ATGACCAACCATCACTTCAAACACTCCATTCTCTCAGTTTTTCTCATGccatcaccatcttcatcttcctctgcATATTCCCTTTACAATTCTTACATGGTTTCCAACTTCATGGTCTCTATCATAGTCCCCTTATTCCTCTTGTCCTTGTTTGTTGTTCATGTTTCCTCTTGTACTCAGATTGATAAACTCTCCCTCTTGGCTTTCTCTCGGAACATATCCACCTCTCCACCTTTTCCTTCTCTCAATTGGTCTGATTCTCTTGACTGCTGTGCTTGGGAAGGCATTACTTGTGATGGGGATCTTAGAGTCACACATCTTTTGCTACCTTCTAGAGGCCTCACTGGCTTCATCTCCCCCTCTCTTACAaacctctcttctctctctcacctTAATCTCTCCCATAACAGATTATCCGGTGGTCTCCAGCACCACCTTTTCTCATTGCTCAGTCACTTGGTCGTTCTTGATTTGAGCTACAATCATCTGTCTGGTGAATTGCCACCTTTTGTTGGTGATGACAGTGGCAAAAATAGCAGTGGTGCTGCTATCCAGGAGCTGGATTTGTCCAGCAACTTTTTCAATGGGACACTTCCAAATTCTTTGCTCGAGAACTTGGCAGCTGCTGCAGCTGGAGGAAGTTTGGTGTCTTTGAATGTTAGTAATAACAGCTTCACAGGTCATATTTCCACTTCCCTCTTTTGCATTAATGACCATAACTCCTCCTCTCTCAGATTCTTGGATTATTCCTCCAATGATTTTGATGGTGCCATTCAGCCTGGACTTGGAGCATGTTCCAAGCTGGAGAGATTTAGAGCAGGCTTCAATTTTCTGTCAGGGCCTATCCCAAGTGATCTTTTTGATGCTGTTTCTCTCACAGAAATCTCATTGCCCCTCAATAGACTCACTGGAACAATTGGCGATGGTATAGTTGGCCTTACCAACCTCACAGTTTTGGAGCTCTACTCCAATCATTTCACAGGTTTCATCCCCCGTGAAATTGGTAAACTCTCCAAGTTGGAACGGCTACTCCTTCATGTCAACAATTTGACAGGTACTATGCCCCCGTCTCTGATGAACTGTGTCAATCTTGTGGTGTTGAATTTAAGGGTCAACCTCTTGGAGGGAAATCTCTCTGCATTCAATTTCTCGGGATTCCTCAGACTTACTACACTTGATCTTGGCAATAATTTTTTTGTCGGTGGTTTACCACCAACCCTTTATGCATGCAAGTCACTTTCAGCTGTGAGGTTTGCATCTAATCAGCTTGAGGGAGAGATTTCTCCCAGGATACTTGAACTAGAGTCTTTGTCTTTCCTATCAATTTCTACTAACAAGTTGAGGAATGTTACTGGGGCTCTGACAATACTCAGGGGGCTCAAGAACCTTAGTACCCTTATGCTCTCCAAGAATTTTTTCAACGAAATGATACCTCAAGATGTGAACATAATAGAGCCAGGTGGATTTCAAAAACTGCAGGTTTTAGGATTTGGTGGTTGTAATTTCACAGGTCAAATACCGGGCTGGCTTGTGAAACTTAAGAAGCTTGAGGCCTTGGACCTGTCCTTTAATCAAATCAGTGGTCCAATTCCTCCATGGTTGGGTAGACTTCCTCAACTTTTCTACATGGACTTGTCTTTTAACCTCCTTACTGGTGTAATTCCAGTAGAGCTCACAGAACTCCCAGCACTGGCATCACAACAGGCAAATGATAAAGTAGAAAGGACTTATCTTGAGCTACCTGTCTTTGCAAATGCAAATAATGTTTCCCTACTGCAATATAATCAGCTTTCAGCCCTCCCCCCAGCAATATATCTGGGAAACAATCACCTTAATGGCAGTATCCCTATTGAGATTGGAAAACTCAAAGCCCTTCTTCAGCTGGACGTGAAAAATAACAGCTTCTCTGGTGATATACCAGTTCAGTTTTCAAACCTGACTAACTTAGAGAAACTAGACCTCTCAGGAAACCAACTATCTGGTGAAATTCCTGATTCCCTTAGAAGATTACATTTCTTGTCTTTTTTCAGTGTAGCCTTCAATAATCTTCAAGGACAGATACCAACTGGTGGTCAATTTGATACTTTCTCCTATTCCAGCTTTGAAGGAAACTCGCAATTGTGCGGTCCAGTCATTCAGCGTTCTTGTTCTCAACAAAATACTTCTACTAATACTACTGCAGCTAGTCACAGCTCAAACAAAAGAGTAATGATTGCACTTGTCATTACAGCCAGTTTTGGCTTTGGTTCCTTGGTAACAGTGTTGACTCTGTGGATACTATCCAAGAGAAGAGTCAATCCAGGTGGAGAGCTAGACAAGATTGAAATGGAATCAATTTCTGCCTACTCCAACAATGGAATTCATCCAGAAGTTGACAAGGAGGCTAGCCTAGTGGTATTGTTTTCCAACAAGAATAATGAAACCAAGGACCTCACCATATTTGACATCTTAAAAGCCACTGAAAATTTCAGTCAGGCAAACATAATAGGATGTGGGGGTTTTGGTTTGGTTTATAAAGCAACACTACCAAATGGAACCACAGTTGCCATCAAGAAACTTTCAGGAGACTTGGGCCTCATGGAAAGGGAATTCAAAGCAGAGGTAGAGGCTTTGTCAACAGCACAGCATGAAAATCTGGTGGCATTAAAAGGCTATTGTGTGCATGAGGGATTCCGGCTTCTCATGTATACATACATGGAAAATGGAAGCCTTGATTACTGGTTACATGAAAAGCCTGATGGTGCTTCCCAACTTGATTGGCCAACTCGCTTGAAGATTGCAAAAGGTGCAAGCTGTGGCTTGGCTTATTTGCATCAGATATGTGAACCACACATAGTGCATCGCGATATAAAGTCAAGCAACATACTCcttaatgaaaattttgaggCACATGTTGCTGATTTTGGGTTGTCCAGGTTGATTCTTCCATATCATACTCATGTTACCACTGAACTTGTTGGTACATTAGGCTATATTCCCCCTGAGTATGGACAAGCATGGGTGGCTACTCTGAGAGGA